A single Lacerta agilis isolate rLacAgi1 chromosome 10, rLacAgi1.pri, whole genome shotgun sequence DNA region contains:
- the BID gene encoding BH3-interacting domain death agonist isoform X2 yields the protein MDQGDYNSPFHETQLTRILLYSFLEKSSDCAFASRLCALKNQLVSEQDDDGELQTDGNRFGQPEDIIYPNSEEEEIFRIIGAQLAEIGDQLAAEIDPSFVQNLARQFMAENMSKEAITNHLSQVVKEVVRRMPLEMEQEKAMLVVAMVLAKKVANTVPSLLQQVFSTTVNYINQNLRDYVNNLEPER from the exons ATGGACCAG GGTGATTATAATAGCCCCTTTCATGAGACACAGCTAACCAGGATTCTCCTCTACTCCTTCCTGGAGAAGTCTTCTGACTGTGCTTTTGCTTCACGGCTTTGTGCTTTGAAAAACCAGTTGGTTTCAGAGCAGGACGATGATGGGGAGCTTCAGACAGATGGCAACAGATTTGGGCAACCTGAGGACA TCATATATCCAAAttcagaagaagaggaaattTTCCGGATTATTGGAGCTCAGCTGGCTGAAATCGGAGATCAGCTGGCTGCCGAGATTGACCCATCGTTCGTACAGAATCTTGCACGGCAGTTTATGGCGGAGAACATGTCCAAAGAG GCAATAACCAATCACCTGTCTCAAGTAGTGAAGGAAGTTGTGCGAAGGATGCCTTTGGaaatggagcaggagaaagccaTGCTAGTGGTAGCTATGGTTTTAGCCAAAAAAGTAGCAAACACTGTGCCATCTCTTCTACAACAAGTGTTCAGCACAACCGTGAACTACATCAACCAGAACCTCCGTGATTAtgtgaacaacttggaacctgag aGGTGA
- the BID gene encoding BH3-interacting domain death agonist isoform X1, with the protein MDQGDYNSPFHETQLTRILLYSFLEKSSDCAFASRLCALKNQLVSEQDDDGELQTDGNRFGQPEDIIYPNSEEEEIFRIIGAQLAEIGDQLAAEIDPSFVQNLARQFMAENMSKEAITNHLSQVVKEVVRRMPLEMEQEKAMLVVAMVLAKKVANTVPSLLQQVFSTTVNYINQNLRDYVNNLEPEVI; encoded by the exons ATGGACCAG GGTGATTATAATAGCCCCTTTCATGAGACACAGCTAACCAGGATTCTCCTCTACTCCTTCCTGGAGAAGTCTTCTGACTGTGCTTTTGCTTCACGGCTTTGTGCTTTGAAAAACCAGTTGGTTTCAGAGCAGGACGATGATGGGGAGCTTCAGACAGATGGCAACAGATTTGGGCAACCTGAGGACA TCATATATCCAAAttcagaagaagaggaaattTTCCGGATTATTGGAGCTCAGCTGGCTGAAATCGGAGATCAGCTGGCTGCCGAGATTGACCCATCGTTCGTACAGAATCTTGCACGGCAGTTTATGGCGGAGAACATGTCCAAAGAG GCAATAACCAATCACCTGTCTCAAGTAGTGAAGGAAGTTGTGCGAAGGATGCCTTTGGaaatggagcaggagaaagccaTGCTAGTGGTAGCTATGGTTTTAGCCAAAAAAGTAGCAAACACTGTGCCATCTCTTCTACAACAAGTGTTCAGCACAACCGTGAACTACATCAACCAGAACCTCCGTGATTAtgtgaacaacttggaacctgaggtgatataa